The Pseudofrankia inefficax genome window below encodes:
- a CDS encoding FxsB family cyclophane-forming radical SAM/SPASM peptide maturase, with the protein MTLFNGGAARPAERRDPSGGLPPGKAGRVAPVPFSQFVLKVASRCNLACDYCYVYEMADQSWRRQPAVMPVDILAQTARRIGEHARTHQLSSVRVILHGGEPLLAGAAWLGEALTTLRAEIPAGVTPQFVVQTNGLLLDERMLTVLREHRVQVGVSLDGPAAAHDRHRVTGAGRASHARVAAALERLTAPPHRELFAGLLCVVDLVNEPVSVYEELLRYSPPQIDFLLPHGTWAAPPPGRLPDDPATPYADWLIAVFDRWYRAARRPNVRLFSEIIHLLFGGHSATEAVGLTPVSVLVVESDGTLEQADALKVAYDGAAVTGLSVMTGPLDLALRHPAILARQAGIEGIAAECRACEVRDVCGGGFYPHRYRADTGFDNPSVYCLDLLTLIRHIRDSIAGEVALLPRRRR; encoded by the coding sequence GTGACACTTTTCAACGGCGGGGCGGCCCGGCCCGCTGAACGCCGAGATCCGTCAGGTGGCCTGCCCCCGGGTAAAGCTGGCCGCGTTGCCCCCGTACCGTTCAGCCAGTTCGTGCTCAAAGTGGCGAGTCGCTGCAACCTTGCCTGCGACTACTGCTATGTCTACGAGATGGCCGACCAAAGCTGGCGGCGCCAGCCCGCCGTGATGCCGGTCGACATCCTCGCGCAGACCGCGCGTCGCATCGGCGAGCACGCCCGAACCCATCAGCTGTCGTCGGTCCGGGTGATCCTTCATGGCGGCGAGCCATTGTTGGCTGGGGCAGCCTGGCTGGGCGAGGCGCTGACGACGTTGCGTGCCGAGATCCCCGCTGGGGTCACGCCGCAGTTCGTCGTACAGACCAACGGCCTGCTCCTGGATGAGCGGATGCTGACGGTGCTGCGGGAGCACCGCGTCCAGGTGGGGGTCAGCCTCGACGGCCCCGCCGCCGCTCACGACCGGCATCGCGTCACCGGCGCCGGCCGCGCGAGTCATGCTCGCGTGGCGGCCGCTCTCGAACGGCTGACCGCGCCGCCTCACCGCGAGCTCTTCGCCGGCCTGCTGTGTGTCGTCGACCTGGTCAACGAGCCGGTCTCCGTCTACGAGGAACTGCTCAGGTACTCGCCGCCCCAGATTGACTTTCTGCTTCCCCACGGCACCTGGGCTGCCCCGCCACCCGGCCGGCTGCCGGACGATCCGGCCACCCCCTACGCGGATTGGCTGATCGCCGTCTTCGACCGTTGGTACCGAGCGGCCCGTCGTCCGAACGTCCGGCTGTTCTCGGAGATCATTCATCTGCTGTTCGGTGGCCACAGCGCGACGGAAGCGGTAGGGCTGACGCCGGTGAGTGTGCTCGTGGTGGAGAGCGACGGGACATTGGAGCAAGCTGATGCTCTGAAAGTCGCCTACGACGGCGCGGCGGTGACGGGCCTGTCGGTGATGACCGGGCCGTTGGATCTGGCCTTGCGACATCCGGCAATCCTGGCTCGCCAGGCCGGCATCGAGGGTATAGCAGCCGAATGCCGCGCCTGCGAGGTACGCGACGTCTGCGGTGGGGGCTTCTACCCGCATCGCTATCGGGCCGACACGGGCTTTGACAACCCCTCCGTCTACTGCCTTGATCTGCTCACACTCATCCGCCATATTCGCGACAGTATTGCCGGCGAGGTCGCTCTCCTACCGCGGCGGCGGCGCTGA
- a CDS encoding ketopantoate reductase family protein, translating to MRFIVYGAGAIGAVVGARLAQAGCSVVLVARGSHRERIRAAGLRVESPDGPSTVDIPVVGHPGEVIPDADDVVLLTMKSQDTCAALRDLAAAFPRDVPVCCLQNGVDNERQALRLFPQVYGVSVACPTAFLEPGVVCAYSAPVPGLLDIGRYPAESSPDPRAETIAAAFRAAGFASEVRPDISRWKHGKLLSNLSNAIEAVCGPPARHGPIDGLARQEARDVLAAAGIDYRLEDPASPRLALIKPRPIGSVPRPGASTWQSLTRRTGSVETAYLNGEIVLLGRLHGVPTPVNELLQLITDEIARDGLPPGQLTTEEFLARLPPAATPPVAAAVECCG from the coding sequence ATGCGGTTCATCGTGTATGGCGCCGGGGCCATCGGAGCGGTGGTGGGCGCGAGGCTGGCCCAGGCGGGCTGTTCGGTGGTGCTCGTGGCCCGGGGCTCCCATCGGGAGCGGATCAGGGCCGCCGGCCTGCGGGTGGAGAGCCCGGACGGCCCCAGCACGGTGGATATCCCGGTCGTCGGCCATCCCGGCGAGGTGATCCCCGACGCTGACGACGTCGTCCTGCTGACGATGAAGAGCCAGGACACGTGCGCCGCGCTCCGCGACCTGGCCGCCGCGTTCCCGCGGGACGTGCCAGTCTGTTGCCTGCAGAACGGGGTCGACAACGAACGGCAGGCGCTACGCCTGTTTCCGCAGGTCTACGGCGTTTCGGTAGCCTGCCCGACCGCCTTCCTGGAACCGGGCGTCGTCTGTGCCTACTCGGCGCCGGTCCCCGGGTTGCTGGACATCGGCCGGTATCCTGCCGAGTCGTCGCCCGACCCGCGCGCGGAGACGATCGCGGCCGCCTTCCGGGCCGCCGGGTTCGCTTCCGAGGTGCGGCCGGACATCAGCCGCTGGAAGCACGGCAAGCTGCTGTCAAATCTGAGCAACGCGATCGAGGCCGTGTGCGGGCCTCCGGCCCGGCACGGGCCGATCGACGGCCTCGCACGTCAGGAGGCCCGCGACGTGCTGGCCGCGGCCGGTATCGACTATCGGCTGGAGGATCCCGCTTCGCCCCGGCTGGCGCTGATCAAGCCACGTCCCATCGGGTCGGTCCCGCGGCCGGGGGCGTCCACCTGGCAGAGCCTGACCCGGAGAACCGGCAGCGTCGAAACCGCCTACCTCAACGGAGAGATCGTCCTTCTCGGGCGGCTGCACGGTGTTCCGACGCCGGTCAACGAGCTACTACAGCTGATCACCGATGAGATCGCGCGGGACGGCCTCCCGCCGGGACAACTGACCACCGAGGAGTTCCTGGCACGGCTCCCGCCGGCCGCCACACCCCCGGTCGCCGCCGCGGTGGAGTGCTGCGGGTAA